From the genome of Triticum aestivum cultivar Chinese Spring chromosome 3B, IWGSC CS RefSeq v2.1, whole genome shotgun sequence, one region includes:
- the LOC123065747 gene encoding putative H/ACA ribonucleoprotein complex subunit 1-like protein 1, whose product MRPPRGGGGFRGRGGDRGGRFGGGGRGGGGRGRFGGGGGGFRDEGPPAEVVEVSTFLHACEGDAVTKLTNEKVPYFNAPIYLQNKTQIGKVDEIFGPINESYFSVKMFEGVIATSYNEGDKFFIDPMKLLPLSRFLPQPKGSTPRGGGRGGRGGGRGGRGGRGGFRGRGAPRGRGPPRGGGRGFRGRGRF is encoded by the exons ATGCGGCCACCGAGAGGCGGCGGAGGTTTCCGCGGACGCGGCGGCGACCGAGGTGGCCGCTTCGGtggaggcggccgcggcggcggcggtaggggccgcttcggtggaggcggcggcgggttCCGCGACGAGGGCCCTCCAGCCGAGGTCGTCG AGGTGTCGACGTTCCTGCACGCCTGCGAGGGGGACGCGGTAACGAAGCTGACGAACGAGAAAGTGCCCTACTTCAACGCGCCCATATACCTCCAGAACAAGACCCAGATCGGCAAAGTCGACGAGATCTTCGGCCCCATCAACGAATCA TATTTCTCGGTCAAGATGTTCGAGGGAGTCATTGCAACATCTTACAACGAAGGTGACAAGTTCTTCATTGACCCCATGAAGCTGCTGCCCCTCTCACGCTTCCTGCCGCAGCCAAA GGGCTCGACTCCAAGAGGTGGTGGTCGCGGTGGAAGAGGTGGTGGTCGCGGTGGAAGAGGTGGCCGTGGTGGATTCCGTGGAAGAGGTGCACCAAGGGGTCGTGGACCTCCCAGGGGTGGAGGGCGTGGTTTCAGAGGACGAGGCAGATTCTAG